The nucleotide window ACCAGCGGGTATCGAAGCCAGCCTGTACTGGAAACATAAAGAGCGGGGGCCGCTGGCGTTCGCCCAATTTGTTGATCTGGCCGAGCAGAGCGGAACATTAAAACAAATCATGGAGTGGTACCTGCAAACGGTCATCCACCAGTTTCAGGCGTGGGCCGATCAGGTGAACCCGGAATTCAGATTTATTTTGCCGATTCCCGTCGCTTCGCTGTGTGAAACTCAAACGATTGAACGCCTCAGAGACCTGGTCCAGGAATTTGGTCTGTCATTTTCCTGGCTTGAGATTGCGCTCCAGGAATCGGAACTGGTGAGCACCGCTGGTACAGTGCAGCCCATTTTTGAACAACTCCGTGCCGAGGGGGTCAATTTTTCACTGCGCGGGTTTGGTGTCGGCAATTTGCCCCTGGCGACCCTTCATCGGTTAAACCTGCACCAGGTCAGTTTGGATTCAGGGCTGATGGCTCAACTTGGCGAAAGTGAATCAGACGCCATCCTGGTTTCGGGTCTGATTGAGTTACTTCATCACCTGGGAATGAAAGTTGGTGCCGAGGGGGTAGAAACTGAAGCACAAATAAAATGCTTAAAACAATTTGGATGTGATGAACTCAAGGGGAAAGGGGGTGAGTGGTGGGGGAGCTCCGCCAATCTTGACCTGATGATTCGGAAGTCAGCAACTGGAGAGGAATTGCCATTCGCGGCTGTAAAATCCTTTGAATCATCAGATAAACCGCTCCGAAAAATTTCTTGAGGTTGAATTATGAAGTTAGAACCTGCTAGAAATAGAAAGTCTTTTTATACTGGACGGATTTCAAATGCACCATCACCCCGATGAGGGATTCTCTTCCATTGCCGAGAAACGGCCTCACCACATGACCACTCAAGGAAAACTCCGGTTTTTAGTAGACCTGATGGCCGAACCAGTCATTGAGTGGGATCCATCGCTGGTGATTACCGGGATGAATAAAGCCGCTCGAATCTGGTTTGACCAGACTGGTACCGACCTGGTTGGTCAATCACTGCTGACTCTGTTTGCCCACCCTGAGCAAGGTGAGTCGTTCAAACGCCTGCTTTCAACCACGGGAAGCAGTTGGATTGAGTGCCGGACCCATCAGGGCCAATGGCGCAAGGCACACTGGTCCTGGGTAATTTTGGAAGCAGCGGGTAATCAGTCCGGGGAGAGAATTGCCATCATCACGGCTTCGGAGCCGCTTTCCAACCCCATTCCAACCCTGCCGACAGCTCAATTTGTTCCCACTGAAGACCTGCGTTCAACGCTGGATGCCATTCCAGCCAGCGTGGTCCTGGTGGACCAGGATGGAATCATCCGACTGGTCAACGAGCACTGGCACAACTTTGGAGTTTCCAATGCGTTTCAGGATACGACTCAGGGTTTGGGGTGGAACTACCTGGAAGTTTGTCGAAAGGCGGCCCCCAGTTCACCCGATGCTGAAAAAGCCCACCACCTGATCAAAGCGGCGCTCGAATCTCGAATCAGTAGTTACGAACTTGAATACCCCTGCCATGGCCCAGTTGGCAAGCGATGGTTCCGCATGCTCATCGCGCCGGCCACGCTTCAGAATCAAACCTTTGCCCTGGTGATGCACCTCGACATCACCGAAAAAAAATTAGCCGTGGATGCCTTCCGTATCAGCGAAGCCCGCTATCGTTCCCTGATTGCGGCGACAGCCCAATCCGTCTGGACAACTTCTGTTGACGGCCAGGTGACTGAGGATCAACCAAGCTGGCGGGCATTGACGGGGCAATCACCAGATGAAATTCAAGGGTGGGGCTGGCTTGACGCCATCCATCCGGAAGACCGACCGCAAATCAAACAGGCATGGGCCTATGCCCTGGAAACCAAATCATTATTGAGTCTTGAACATCGAGTTCGGATTGCCACCGGGGAATATCGCACGTTTGCCGTCCGCGCCGTGCCGATTACAAATGAGGCCGGGCAAGTTGATGAATGGATTGGCGCCCACACCGACATCACTGATCAAAAACGCGCCCTTAACGAATTAAAGAAGGCTGAAACCCAGCTTCGGCATTCCCAGCGGATGGAAGCCATTGGCCAACTGGCGGGCGGAGTGGCTCACGATTTTAACAATTTACTCATGGTTATTTCGGGATACGCCGACCTGGCGGCGACCAAACTCGGAAAAACCAGCCCGGTGTATCGGTTTTTGGAAGAAATTCGCCAGGCCAGCCGGTCGGCCTCGGGTGTCACCCGTCAGTTGCTGGCTTTTAGCCGCAAGCAAGATCAACAACTCAAGTCACTCAACCTGACCGACGTCGTTACGCAACTTCATAAATTGCTTGGCCGGGTGATTGGAGAGGACATCAAGCTGGTGACTTCCCTGGCAAACGACACAGCTCTGGTTCTGGCCGATCCAACCCAAATTGAACAGGTGGTACTCAATTTGGTCGTCAATGCCCGCGATGCCATGCCGACCGGCGGCACCTTGACGTTACAAACCAAAAATGTGGTCCAAACCACTGAGGAACGGACACTTCATTTCACGGTTCCACCTGGAAAGTATGTGGCGGTGATCGTCACCGATACCGGGTGTGGAATGGATGAACCGATCCTGGAACGAATTTATGAACCCTTCTTCACCACCAAGGAAGCCCACAAAGGCACCGGATTGGGCCTGTCCACGGTCTATGGAATCGTCCAGCAATCAAATGGGTATATTTTGGTCGAGAGTCAACCTGGACAAGGGACTACTTTCACGGTCTTGTTACCTCAAACACCAGGACTTGAATGCCAGCCAGTCACCGACGAACCAGTCATCCGTGTGAATGTCAGCCATATCACAATTTTGGTGGTCGAGGATGAAGACTCAGTCCGCTCGATGGTTCGGGAAGTCCTGACGCTGTGGGGATACCATGTCCTGGAAGCCGTTAGCGCCGAAGCCGCGATCAAACTGGTTGAACAATTCCATAAACAGATTGACCTGTTGCTGACGGATGTGGTGATGCCTGGAATGAGTGGTGCTGAACTGGCTCAGTTTGTTCAAGCCAAACATCCCTCTCTTAAAATTCTGTTTATGTCAGGCTATATCGCCGACGCCAGCCATGCGGTTGGAGTCGTGAGTGAACTCGAAAATTTTATTTCCAAGCCGTTTACCCCACTGACGCTCGTCAAAGCCATTCAGACGATCTTGAATCAACCCGTTGATTCATAAGGATGAGAGAATGACAAGGTGACAGGGTGACAAGGTGACTGGATGACAAAATGACAGGATGACAAGGTGACACAGTGACAAATGACAAGGTGACAGGATGACTGGGTGACATGCTGACAAGGGAAGAAATGTGAGTCTGTCACTGTGTCATCCTGTCACCTTGTCACTGTGTCACCTTCGTCATGATCGCCAGAACGCGCTGGATCAGGGCTTTCGGGGTAAATGGTTTTTGAAGCAATTCAACCCCTTCGTCCACCACGCCATGATGGGCAATGGCGTTTTCGGTATAGCCCGAAATGTACAACACGGGCAGGTCGGGTTGTTTTTCCTTGAGCTGTTTGGCCAACAGGGGGCCTTTGATTCCGGGCAACACCACATCAGTCAGAAGAAAGTCAAATTGAATCGCCTGGGTTTCAATCAGTTCCAGGGCCGCCTCGGCAGAGCCGGCATCATATACCTGAAACCCGGCGTCTTTGAGAATCTGCCGGGTTAGATTTCGGACGACGGCTTCGTCTTCAACCAGGAGAATTGTTGCTGTTTGGGCAGGGAGCACCGGTCGGTGCTGGTGAATTTCCACTGGCTGGTCAACTTCGTGGGTTCGGGGCAGATAGATTTTAAAAGTAGTTCCGACCCCAAGTTCACTGTAAATCCAGATGTACCCATTACTCTGGGTAATGATTCCATACACGGTCGGCAACCCAAGGCCAGTGCCTTTATCGCGGGATTTCGTGGTAAAAAAAGGTTCAAACACACGCGATTTGGTTTCAGCATCCATTCCGCACCCGGTATCGGAAACGGCCATTAAGACATATTCCCCTGGGTTCACATTAAAATGCTGATTGGTATAGGCAGGATCCAGAAACACATTGGCTGTTTCAATCGTCAAGTTCCCACCTTCGAGCATGGCATCACGGGCATTGACGACCAGATTCATCAACACCTGTTCAATTTGATGCTGGTCGGCCTTTACCGGCCATAAGTCACTTATCAATTTGGTTTTGAGGGCAATGTGTTCACCAATGATCCGGTGAAACATGCGCTCCATATCGGCGACTACGGAGTTAAGGTTGATGACACTGAACTGCATGACCTGTTTTCGACTAAAGGTCAGTAACTGGCGGGTCAGTCCCGCCGCCCGGTCAGCCGCTTTTGCAATTTCATTCAAATTTTTACACAACGGATCAGCCGGATGCAGGTGATGAAGCGTAAGCGCGGTATAGCCGGTAATGGCGGTCAACAGATTATTAAAATCGTGCGCAATCCCGCCAGCTAACTGACCAACCGCCTGCATTTTTTGTGATTGCCGAAGCTGCTCCTCAATTTGTTTGACCACGGCTTCGGCTTTCCGCTTTTCAGTGATATCCCAAAAATAAACGCCGAGTCCTTCGTCAACAGCATAGACTCGCAATGCAACCCAGACATCCAGGGGAGGGTAATACAGCTCCAGCATTTGATGGGTTCCGGTTTCCAAAACCTGCTGGTATACTGCCAAAAGCCCAACGGATTCAATCTCGGGAAACAATTCCAGAATTTTGCGACCGATGATTTGATGCCGAGACGTGTGAGTGATCCGCTCAAACTCCCGGTTGACATAGGTGAGTCGCAACTCCTGGTCAAGGGTATAAAACCCTTCACTGATGGTGTCGAGCGTGTGGGTTAACCGAGTGGTGAGTTCCTGGTTGTCAGCCTCGGCTCGGGCCCGTTCCGTGATGTCCTGAGTGTAGCCATAGAGCCGGCATACTTCTCCAAATTCATCCCGTTCAGCCTCGCCATGTTCGAGCATGACTTTTGTCTTTCCGTCTGATGTGAGGATGCGATAGGTATGTTCAAAGGGGTTCCCCGAATTGAGCGCCTCGGAAAGACAGGCAATCACACGGTCCCGGTCATCTGAGTGAACCAGAGCCAGAAACGCTTCAAATGTCGCTGGAAAGGTTTGTTCGTTGATTTCAAAAATGTGGTACAGCTCTTTGGACCAGGTGAGTTTTCCAGTTTCGATTTCCCGACTCCAGTTGCCCAATTTGGCCAGGCGCTGAGCTTCGGCCAGGTGGCGTTCACTCTCAATCAGATCAATTTGACCCTGTTTGAGTTCGGTAATGTCATGGAGCATGCATAACATGGCCGGCTGCTCATCAATTTCAATCAGTTCCACTGAAGTCAGGGTATCCTTGATTTCCCCGGTTTTGGTTCGAATCTGCGCTTCCACATGAGCCGATGTCTGGTGGTCCGCAAATTGTTGAATCAAGTGGTGACGGGTTCCCGGCACAACCCACAAGTTGAGATCCAGGGTTGTTTGATTGAGGACTTCCTCTCGTTCAAATCCGACCATGGAAAGAATTTGAGGGTTGGCATCCAGGATACGCCCTTCGGGATAGGTTGTGATAAAACACCCAATCGGGTTGCTGTGAAAAAACTTGGAAAATCGGGCTTCGCTCTGCTGGAGTTTGGCTTCGGCTTGCCGGCGGGCAGTTATATCCGTCACCAACACCAGGCGTGCTTCAGCACCATGAAATTCCAACCCATATGAAAGAATTTCAACCTCAATGAGCCGTCGGTCTTTTGTCAGGTGGTGCCAAACTTTGGGGACGCCAAGACCTTCGGGCAATGAAGCCACTGAGTTTTTGACCGCGTCAATATCTTCAGGCGGGCGAATATCCAGAATGGTCATCTGGTGAAACTCTTCGCGGGTATATCCATACACTCGAAGCGCCGACTCATTGACGTCCAAAAATTTCAGGGTTTTGAGGTCATAGACCCACATCGGCTGCGGGTTGTGGTTAAACAGATAGCGGTACTGGACCAGTGGGATTTCCATCGAGGTCGTAAGAGCCTTCAGGGCCCGGCGGGCGGCCAACGGCAACCGGCGCAGCGCACATTTCAGAACATAATCCGACGCCAGCCCGGTGGTTGCCTGGAGCGCCATGTCTTCAAATTCCGGGCTCGTGACAACGATGATCGGTTGATACGGAAACCAGGTTTCAAGCGTGGTTTGAACCGCGGCCCAGGTTAAACTTTGAAAGGAAACTTCTGTTAAAATTAATTGAATCTGTTGGATACGGGCAGCTTCGATTTGTTTTAGAGAGTCGGCTTCGGTCCATTCACAGGCCACACAAGCACTGGCAAATTGCTTTTTGACCAGTTCGCGGGCTGTTTGGTGTTCATCAATGAGTAAAATGCGTGTAACCTTCTCGTGTGGACGATACATAGGGACTCACCTTTGTCATCCAGGGGGTTCAAGCTCAGTAGCTGGTCCTAAGTATCTTGCCGAAAATTCCCAGACATTTTGAACCACAAAACACACAAAATACACGAAAAGAATCAACCACTTACGAAATCCAATATCTCAGAAAATCTGTGGCAAGGTACTTAACTACTCGTTGGTTACGATACTATCATCAACCCATTTGGATCAAATGATTTTGTTCGTACCTGATTTTGAATCTTCCAACCTGAATAAAAGTGAGTTTTCGGAGAAAAACAGTTGAAAACAAAAGTTAGAGGTTTTTTGTGAACAGCAGTTGCATTCATAAAATTACCCGTGGCATAACCTCCACAAAGTATGCCAGAACCTTCAGGAAATCAGCCGTCACTGAAATACCACTCCCGAGGCAGGAATTATGGAGACTCGATT belongs to Acidobacteriota bacterium and includes:
- a CDS encoding PAS domain S-box protein, producing MTTQGKLRFLVDLMAEPVIEWDPSLVITGMNKAARIWFDQTGTDLVGQSLLTLFAHPEQGESFKRLLSTTGSSWIECRTHQGQWRKAHWSWVILEAAGNQSGERIAIITASEPLSNPIPTLPTAQFVPTEDLRSTLDAIPASVVLVDQDGIIRLVNEHWHNFGVSNAFQDTTQGLGWNYLEVCRKAAPSSPDAEKAHHLIKAALESRISSYELEYPCHGPVGKRWFRMLIAPATLQNQTFALVMHLDITEKKLAVDAFRISEARYRSLIAATAQSVWTTSVDGQVTEDQPSWRALTGQSPDEIQGWGWLDAIHPEDRPQIKQAWAYALETKSLLSLEHRVRIATGEYRTFAVRAVPITNEAGQVDEWIGAHTDITDQKRALNELKKAETQLRHSQRMEAIGQLAGGVAHDFNNLLMVISGYADLAATKLGKTSPVYRFLEEIRQASRSASGVTRQLLAFSRKQDQQLKSLNLTDVVTQLHKLLGRVIGEDIKLVTSLANDTALVLADPTQIEQVVLNLVVNARDAMPTGGTLTLQTKNVVQTTEERTLHFTVPPGKYVAVIVTDTGCGMDEPILERIYEPFFTTKEAHKGTGLGLSTVYGIVQQSNGYILVESQPGQGTTFTVLLPQTPGLECQPVTDEPVIRVNVSHITILVVEDEDSVRSMVREVLTLWGYHVLEAVSAEAAIKLVEQFHKQIDLLLTDVVMPGMSGAELAQFVQAKHPSLKILFMSGYIADASHAVGVVSELENFISKPFTPLTLVKAIQTILNQPVDS
- a CDS encoding PAS domain S-box protein encodes the protein MYRPHEKVTRILLIDEHQTARELVKKQFASACVACEWTEADSLKQIEAARIQQIQLILTEVSFQSLTWAAVQTTLETWFPYQPIIVVTSPEFEDMALQATTGLASDYVLKCALRRLPLAARRALKALTTSMEIPLVQYRYLFNHNPQPMWVYDLKTLKFLDVNESALRVYGYTREEFHQMTILDIRPPEDIDAVKNSVASLPEGLGVPKVWHHLTKDRRLIEVEILSYGLEFHGAEARLVLVTDITARRQAEAKLQQSEARFSKFFHSNPIGCFITTYPEGRILDANPQILSMVGFEREEVLNQTTLDLNLWVVPGTRHHLIQQFADHQTSAHVEAQIRTKTGEIKDTLTSVELIEIDEQPAMLCMLHDITELKQGQIDLIESERHLAEAQRLAKLGNWSREIETGKLTWSKELYHIFEINEQTFPATFEAFLALVHSDDRDRVIACLSEALNSGNPFEHTYRILTSDGKTKVMLEHGEAERDEFGEVCRLYGYTQDITERARAEADNQELTTRLTHTLDTISEGFYTLDQELRLTYVNREFERITHTSRHQIIGRKILELFPEIESVGLLAVYQQVLETGTHQMLELYYPPLDVWVALRVYAVDEGLGVYFWDITEKRKAEAVVKQIEEQLRQSQKMQAVGQLAGGIAHDFNNLLTAITGYTALTLHHLHPADPLCKNLNEIAKAADRAAGLTRQLLTFSRKQVMQFSVINLNSVVADMERMFHRIIGEHIALKTKLISDLWPVKADQHQIEQVLMNLVVNARDAMLEGGNLTIETANVFLDPAYTNQHFNVNPGEYVLMAVSDTGCGMDAETKSRVFEPFFTTKSRDKGTGLGLPTVYGIITQSNGYIWIYSELGVGTTFKIYLPRTHEVDQPVEIHQHRPVLPAQTATILLVEDEAVVRNLTRQILKDAGFQVYDAGSAEAALELIETQAIQFDFLLTDVVLPGIKGPLLAKQLKEKQPDLPVLYISGYTENAIAHHGVVDEGVELLQKPFTPKALIQRVLAIMTKVTQ